The stretch of DNA CCTGGCCGGCGCCGTCGGCCTGCTCCGGGAGGCGCCGTAATGGGCCAGGTCCTGGTGGCGCGGCTGGACAGCATGGGCGATGTCCTCCTGGCCGGACTGGCCGTGCGGGCAGTCGCCAACGGCCGGGTCCCGGACGGCAGCGGCGCGAACCATGTGGTGATGCTTTGCGGCCGGCAGGGCGAAGCCGCCGCGGGAATCCTGCCCGGTGCCGCGGAGGTCTACAGCTGGGACAGCCCGTGGATCATGAACCCTGCACCCAAAATGACGGGCCCCCACGCGGACCGCCTCATCGAATACGTGCGCAACTCCAGGATTACCGAAGCCGTCATACTCACCTCCTTCCATCAGTCCCCGCTGCCGCTGGCACTCCTGCTCCGGCTGGCCGGCGTCGAGCGGATCACGGGCGCCTCCACGGACTTTGCGGGCTCCCTGCTCGATGTGCGGCTCAAACCCGGCGAGGACTTCCCCGAAGACCAGCCGGAAGCCGAGCGGGCGCTGGGCATCGCCGAAGCCGCAGGATTCAGGCTGCCCCAGGGCGACGACGGCAAGCTCCGCATCACTCCCGGCCCGGATGTGCAGGACCTCGTGGGAGAAGGACCGTATGTGGTGGTCCACCCGGGCGCCGCCGTTCCGGCCAGGGCCTGGCCCCCGCTCCACCATGCCGCCGCCGTCGAACTCCTCCAGGGTGCCGGCCACCGCGTGGTGGTGACCGGCGGTCCCGGTGAAACCTCGCTGACGGCAACCGTGGCCGGCCCCTCCGCGCTGGACCTCGGCGGCCGGACCGATGTACATACGCTCGCCGGCGTCATGGCCGGCGCCGATGCCGTGGTCACCGGAAACACCGGCCCCGCCCACTTGGCGGCAGCTGTGGGCACGCCGGTGGCCTGCCTCTTTTCCCCCGTGGTCCCGGCCGTCCGCTGGGCACCCTACGGGGTGCCGCTGGAGCTGCTGGGAGACCAGAACGCGGCCTGCAGGTTGACCCGTGCCCGCATCTGTCCCGTCCCGGGCCACCCCTGCCTGGACTCCGTTTCCCCCGAAGAAGTGGTGGCAGCCGTTGAACGCCTGATCAGCGGCGTGAGCTCCCTCAGCACCCACGTCAGCACCCGTAGAAAGGCCCGCAACAGATGAGAATCCTGCTCTGGCATGTCCACGGATCCTGGACGGACGCCTTCGTCCGCGGCAGGCACGAGTACCTGCTCCCCGTCCTGCCCGAAGGCGGCCCGTGGGGCCTGGGCCGCGCCGGGCGGAACTGGCCGGACACGGTGCGGGAGGTGGACCTGGCGACGCTGGACGCAGACGCCGTTGACGCCGTCGTGCTCCAACGCCCGGAAGAAATCAGCGAAGTCTCGCAGGTCCTCGGCCGGACCCCCGGCGTGGACTTGCCCGCGGTCTTTGTGGAGCACAACACGCCCAAGGGTGATTTCCCCTTCACCCGGCACCCGCTGGCGGACCAGAACACCATCCCCCTGGTGCACGTGACCCACTTCAACCGGCTCGCGTGGGACAACGGGTCCGCGGTCTCCACCGTGATCGAACACGGCATACCCGACCCCGGGCAGCTGTACACCGGCGAACTCCCGGACCTGGGCGTAGTGGTCAACGAGCCCGTTCGCCGGGGCCGCGTGACGGGCACGGACCTGCTGCCCGCCTTCGCCGAGGTGGCGCCGCTGCAGGTGTTCGGGATGAAGACCGAGGGGCTGGCAGCCGCCGCAGGCATCGGGACGGAACGGCTTACCCCCCGCGGTGACCTGAAGACGCAGGAACTCCACCGCGAGCTGGCACGCTGCCGCGTCTACCTGCACCCCATGCGCTGGACGTCCCTGGGGCTGTCCCTGCTGGAAGCCATGCACCTGGGCATGCCCGTGGTGGTGCTGGCCGCCACCGAAGCTCCCCGGGCAGTCCCGCCCGAAGCCGGAGCGGTGTCCGCGGACATCGAGGAGCTGCTCCGGTGCGCGCGCAAGCTGGTGGCCAACCCGGAAGAAGCACGACGGCGGGGCGTTGCCGCGCGCGAGGCCGCACTGGCCCGCTACGGCCTGGGCAAGTTCCAGGACAGCTGGGATGGGCTCCTGGCAGATCTCGGGCGCAGGCCGTCGGCCCGCCGCCGGCCGGACGGGCAGATCCCTGTTTCGGCGCAAGAAAGGAAGAGCGCATGAAAATCGCGATGATTTCCGAGCACGCCAGCCCGCTGGCCGCCCTGGGCGGGGTGGACGCCGGCGGGCAGAACGTCCACGTTGCAGCACTGTCCGAAGCGCTGGCCAGGCGCGGACACCAGGTCACCGTGTATACCCGCAGGGATGCGACGGAGCTTCCCGCCCGGGTTTCGGTGGGGCCTGGTTTTGACGTGGTGCACGTGGACGCCGGCCCTCCGCGGCACGTTCCCAAGGACGAACTTCTGCCGTTCATGGGCGAACTGGCGGACGGCGTGGCCCGGGACTGGGACCACCGGCCCCCGGACGTTGTCCACGGACACTTCTGGATGTCCGGCCTGGCCGCCCTGGACGCCGCCCGCCGGGCCGGCTCCGGCTACCGGGTCCCTGTCATCCAGACCTTCCACGCACTGGGCACGGTCAAGCGCCGGCACCAGGGCGCCGAGGACACCAGCCCGCAGGAACGCCGCTGGCTTGAACCGGGCGTCGGACGGTCCGCGGACCGGATCATCGCCACCTGTTCGGACGAGGTGTTTGAGCTCAAAGCCATGGGCATCAACACCGGAAAGATTTCCATTGCACCCTGCGGCGTGGACCTGGATGTCTTCGGGCCGGACGGGCCGGTGGACGCCAAGCCCCGGTCCCACCGCATCCTCTCAGTGGGACGGCTGGTGCCGCGCAAGGGCGTGGACCTGGTGATCCGCGCCCTGCCGCACCTGCGCGCAGCGGGCTTTGCCGACGTCGAACTCCTCATCGTGGGCGGCGGCGGGGACTCGGGCACCCTTCACTCGGACCCCGAGGTGCGCCGGCTGCTGGGCCTCGCCGCAGAACTCGGCGTCCAGGACCAGGTGGTGATGGAAGGCCAGGTACCCCGCGGGGACATGCCCGGCATCTTCCGCAGCGCCGATGCCGTGGTCTGCGCCCCCTGGTACGAACCGTTCGGCATCGTTCCCCTCGAAGCGATGGCGTGCGGCGTGCCGGTGGTGGCCGCCGCCGTGGGCGGGCTGCGGGACACGGTGGTGGACCACGGCACAGGCCTGCACGTCCCGCCCCGCGACCCGGAAGCCATCGCGTCAGCCCTGGCCATGCTGCTCGGCAACCCCTCCCTGCGCGCTGAACTCGGCAACGCCGGCCAGCGGCGCGCCCGTGCCCGCTATTCGTGGGACCGGGTGGCCGCGGAATCCGAAAAGGCCTACAAGCTGGCGGTGGCGGGGGCCGCAGCTGGTGCCGCCGGCCCGGCAGCCATCCCCCTGGAAGGAGCGGCACTGTGACTGCTGAATCATCCCTCCGCGACATCGACCTGGCGCACCTGGCCATGGCACCGGCGCTCCCGGCGGTGCTTCCCGGCGCCGCGTACGTGGATTCCGCCAGTGCCGACGCCGTCCGGCTGCACCTGGACAACGTGGTTCCCGCCCTGGAATCCCTGCGCAGCCAGTCCGGCCGGCTCGCCGCCTGGGGCGTGGAGCTGGCCCAGCGGATGCTCCGCGGGCAGCGGCTGCTGGCCGCCGGGAACGGCGGGTCCGCCGCCGAAGCCCAGCACCTCACCGCCGAACTGGTGGGACGCTTCGACGGCGAGCGGGTCCCGTTCTCCGCCATCTCCCTGCACGCGGAAACATCGGCCATCACGGCCATCGCCAATGACTACGGGTACGACGACGTCTTCGCCCGGCAGGTGCGCGCCCACGGCCGCTCCGGCGACCTGCTGATCCTCCTGTCCACCAGCGGGAAAAGCCCCAACCTGCTGCGGGCCGCGGAGGCCGCGTCCCGCCTGAACATCACCACCTGGGCTCTGACCGGTGCCGGGCCAAACCCGCTGGCTGCCGCCTGCGATGAGGCCGTGATGATCGATGCCCTTAATGCGAATGCGCAGGAGGGCCACCTGATCGCCCTGCACGCCGTCTGCCGCGCCTTCGACCTGGAAGTGGCCCGCCGCCACCCCGCCAGCACGCTCCAGCAGGATGGCCGGCCATGAGGATCGTGGTGGTGGGCGACGTGATGCTGGACGTGGACCTCTCCGGCGAGGCCACCCGGCTGAGCCCGGATGCGCCCGTCCCGGTGGTGGACGTCTACGGGATCCGCAGCCGCGCCGGCGGCGCCGGGCTGGTGGCGCG from Pseudarthrobacter chlorophenolicus A6 encodes:
- a CDS encoding glycosyltransferase, producing MRILLWHVHGSWTDAFVRGRHEYLLPVLPEGGPWGLGRAGRNWPDTVREVDLATLDADAVDAVVLQRPEEISEVSQVLGRTPGVDLPAVFVEHNTPKGDFPFTRHPLADQNTIPLVHVTHFNRLAWDNGSAVSTVIEHGIPDPGQLYTGELPDLGVVVNEPVRRGRVTGTDLLPAFAEVAPLQVFGMKTEGLAAAAGIGTERLTPRGDLKTQELHRELARCRVYLHPMRWTSLGLSLLEAMHLGMPVVVLAATEAPRAVPPEAGAVSADIEELLRCARKLVANPEEARRRGVAAREAALARYGLGKFQDSWDGLLADLGRRPSARRRPDGQIPVSAQERKSA
- a CDS encoding D-sedoheptulose-7-phosphate isomerase — encoded protein: MTAESSLRDIDLAHLAMAPALPAVLPGAAYVDSASADAVRLHLDNVVPALESLRSQSGRLAAWGVELAQRMLRGQRLLAAGNGGSAAEAQHLTAELVGRFDGERVPFSAISLHAETSAITAIANDYGYDDVFARQVRAHGRSGDLLILLSTSGKSPNLLRAAEAASRLNITTWALTGAGPNPLAAACDEAVMIDALNANAQEGHLIALHAVCRAFDLEVARRHPASTLQQDGRP
- a CDS encoding glycosyltransferase, which translates into the protein MKIAMISEHASPLAALGGVDAGGQNVHVAALSEALARRGHQVTVYTRRDATELPARVSVGPGFDVVHVDAGPPRHVPKDELLPFMGELADGVARDWDHRPPDVVHGHFWMSGLAALDAARRAGSGYRVPVIQTFHALGTVKRRHQGAEDTSPQERRWLEPGVGRSADRIIATCSDEVFELKAMGINTGKISIAPCGVDLDVFGPDGPVDAKPRSHRILSVGRLVPRKGVDLVIRALPHLRAAGFADVELLIVGGGGDSGTLHSDPEVRRLLGLAAELGVQDQVVMEGQVPRGDMPGIFRSADAVVCAPWYEPFGIVPLEAMACGVPVVAAAVGGLRDTVVDHGTGLHVPPRDPEAIASALAMLLGNPSLRAELGNAGQRRARARYSWDRVAAESEKAYKLAVAGAAAGAAGPAAIPLEGAAL
- a CDS encoding glycosyltransferase family 9 protein, producing MGQVLVARLDSMGDVLLAGLAVRAVANGRVPDGSGANHVVMLCGRQGEAAAGILPGAAEVYSWDSPWIMNPAPKMTGPHADRLIEYVRNSRITEAVILTSFHQSPLPLALLLRLAGVERITGASTDFAGSLLDVRLKPGEDFPEDQPEAERALGIAEAAGFRLPQGDDGKLRITPGPDVQDLVGEGPYVVVHPGAAVPARAWPPLHHAAAVELLQGAGHRVVVTGGPGETSLTATVAGPSALDLGGRTDVHTLAGVMAGADAVVTGNTGPAHLAAAVGTPVACLFSPVVPAVRWAPYGVPLELLGDQNAACRLTRARICPVPGHPCLDSVSPEEVVAAVERLISGVSSLSTHVSTRRKARNR